Below is a window of Cydia splendana chromosome 3, ilCydSple1.2, whole genome shotgun sequence DNA.
attttgttctaactgacaggccgataccgtccggcggactgttaatcagtgggcccccttagaggatataaccaaaggTACGCCCGTCTGTTAGCATTATAATATGTAGTTGCTGACGCATAATTGCTTGCTATAATAGTGTAAACGTCTGCGCCATGTATCTCGACGTCGGCGCcatctaaagccccctccagactatgcgcgtgaatcgcgggcgaagccgcgaacgcgagtgtggagtcgatttcgcaggtctgcgttcagaggggctaccgcgaaaaccgaaattcgcaaattgcggggatcttactcttttactccaatgaaggcgtaattagagtgacagagaaaaatgcccgcaattgacgattttcggtattggcggtagccctacaggactccacactcgcgttcgcggccccgcgccgcgattcgcgcacgagtgtggaggaggctttggTTTGGGTTGACGGCAGGGGCGTATtcatagatttaatatatagagatcccgtcccagcgagctgtcactgttgccacttttgtttagtgtacgattaacaatgaggcccaccttgctgtagccatgtcgaataaagtcatatcgataaactatcgacatttcttgcaattttaattttacttcaaaggtttaacgatacctaaaatgaacaaaaacgcttttattctttattgtggttatcagatcacaattttatcgtcacgccccagcagggaaccaagggaaagttcagatatttaattaaaatacataaatacctactaaaatatgtgttccgcaataattgaattattttattacattataatatattaattatccattagcatttcaattatgtttatgtttaacgaagatattgaagcttcaattaatcgctatttcgttccgctgtgtagcgtttatcgatatataacatgattaaaatcgactttttacatccctaaaagagcacacatatacgcttttacgcacacatacacagcctgggcgcatcaaaaaaggcaacacttgatttgaagtccatcttgtcaacagtatggttgtccttttttgacaaccggcatttttaaaagagcgaggagagagaaatgatactagttgctgcgccgtgaaagagaactgAAAACGTTGGACCCttgggcgtatttaccctagggccatccgggccatggcccggggcgccaacccccaggggtggcatatgccgcccttggcggattgcattttgtttttcttccttgacttctggggcggcaaaacgtattgaattaatgaatgaatgaaaatatttattttcaggcaactattggcccatagataaataccttaaaactagcatacatattattacaaaatatatcttaaagctaaaaacacacaattatggctgcgatgcagttcgcaaccccgcagtgtcagggagccggccgcggaaccgccggaacttgacacccttcggccaaaactgcTCCTTGGTGAAAGTCGCTAGATgttattggcccggggcgccaaatttcaaaatacgcccctggttgACGGTGTTTATTGGAAGTGGTACCTAGTGGCTAATTACGagtactatttattttatactgtcTTTtctttagggtggtattccacctgtccaatttctttgtccaatgtgtattttgtttcacattttgcttaatgagagagtgagacgcaatgacattggaccaagatattggacagatggaataccacccttagcgtcacttgcaccattccaataACCCGTGCATGGTTAACCCGTTgccgttaaacctggagttcatggttatcagtacaatttgacactggtttgtgtaattaaatatgtatacaaaacgcgaaagtttaaagtgttataatttgtcactgggttaacggtttaaccggttatccccgggttagtgggatgatgcaagtggcgcttacagGTTTAGTAAGATATActtcgaaaagtgctcgagtggagaccacggactagcaagcgcagcgtaggacgtttacccacaagatggacagacgaccttgttaaggccgccggaagtcgctgcatgcgggtcgcttccaaccggtacgaatggaggtccaagggggaggcctatgttcagcagtggacgtcttatggctgagatgatgatgatgatgatgatgaagatatACTTAAGAACCTATTTcatttacataggtaggtaggtagatcgCGATTTTAGGCGCAGAACCCACCTAGCGGCGTGGCACCGCGCGGCACGGCGGTGGCGCGGCGCGAAGGTTTgtatgataatattgataatattaattgcgtttgaagccccctccagactatgcgcgtgaatcgcgggccaagccgcgaacgcgaatgtggagtcgatttcgctgtctgcgaaaatcgacgccacactcgcgttcgcggcttcgcgccgcgattcgcgcacgagtgtggagggggcttgacattaattctattttttttcttttacttacagtacctaaacataattattgtaaCGTTTTGTGGATGTGGACTTTGTGGTCCCACGTTGGGTGCCAGTATTACGGAGATGCTGGATGGTGATGGAGTCTCTCGCCGGCCACTCTCGCCACAGCACAGGATCAGGAGGAGGAGTTTGAAGTCAGAATACTCAGAATACAAGGCATTTATAGGGCAGGTGGTATATTATATTTGTAAAAAGAAAGTCGACTGAAATAATTTAACCGATGCTTTATTTTATCCCGCTAAGTATAGcatgtaaataataatttacatgcGAGTAGATGGAAGGTATAAAACAGTTTGATAGGgctaaatatgtaaaataaaacaaacaattatGGGCCCTGATGTAGGAAATGTAGGAATTGCAAtcgatgatgataatgattgaTGTGTATCATCATTAATTCGCAAAGTCGTAAAACAACACTGTGTGCAATATCAATACCTATAGCTAAAGCGCGGTATCTCCATACTGGTTGTTTTGCAGCGCCCTTGTCGTTGGGACTTAATTTAGTTTAGGGTCTtctccttcttcttctttctccaTACCTATTCCcatttcatttggggtcggctctctgAATATCCTTACGCCATTTGGCTCTGTCATAGTAAACCCTACCAACCTAACTAGGTTGCTGGTATTTTTAGAGACTGTTGCTCCAGCCAGATGGCTTTAGGGCGTCCTGATGGTTGTTTGCTTATATCAATTTCAACAGCAATTTTTACCGGGTGATCTTTTTCTCGACGCATTACATGCCCGTACCATCGGAGTTGGCTTTCATGGAGTTTGTCTGGGATTGGCGTTTATATGTGGGCTGTGTGTGACGATTGGCTGGTGTTTAGAGTATAGTGtaaaattgtacctatttaaattgtaacacgtagttaataaatatgtttattttcttCTGCCTAGTAATTCTTTATTGATCTCCGCTAGAGTCTTTCCTTTAGTTTCCGGCATTGTAATTGCGCAAATAAGAGTTCCTATTGCGTTAACTAAggcaaatgtaaaaaatatagtGTACATGCCGAAGCGTTCCGTAATCGGCGCGAACAAAAGTGTTTGCAGCCCAGCGAGAGACCAGCCGTAGGTCGAGAGAAGGCCGAGAACTTTAGTCCTCAGCTAAAACAAAAAGTAATGTTTAACttgatattataatatgtttgACTTGATAATGTTTATGaatacggcctcctagcctagtcggtagtgacctatagttcgttttttttagcattaggaagaacttgcaagaaggtaagcgattttgacaagttttttaattgaaaaacgctttttaaaaatcataatttaataaGAAGGAGACATGTTAtgatgaaagcagaagaatataaatgatcgtattatattcataattgttacatatttgccgtaacttatttttaaaatgtgtttttcaattaaaagacacatcaagattgtttaccttatttctaatgctaaaaaaaacgaactatatataaAGCAAGAGGTAGGtaccgggttcaaatcctgctaagcgcatttatttgtgttcatcacagatatttgtttctgagttatggatgttaatGGCTACCCAATACTGTTCGTGGTTCACACGACAGACGTCACGACACGCCTTGGCAAACAACAAATTTGCCTATTTGTATTAAATGTGAGTAGACTGAGAAATATACTTATTCAATTATGTTATCTAAGacataattagtaattacctgTACGTTGAACATTTCCGACATGACGATAAACGGGAGAGACATCATCTGCCCGCTAGCGTACAAGCAGATCCCAATACACGCGACCGGTATCCAAGGCGGCATGGAGCCCCCGCTCTTCACCACGAGCAACATGGCGCCCAACACAGCCAGCGGCGTTCCGGTGAAAATGGCGCTAACCATTATTAAAGGCTGAAAATTATAGATTTGCCTACGTAACGTAGAGCTCATTCTTTGTACCGtaatatcaatatttttttataaaaataaatgttattaataagGACTTCCAGGTAATTAAAAATCTGTTGATATGGTAATAGGTGAGATGTTAAATTACAAGGTATctgaaaattttaaatatatgaTAATTATAAGTGCTATGTAGGTATTACCTTTCTTCCGAATTTTTCTATTGTAACCGCTGATATTAAAGACCCCAACGTCATGAGAATGGGAAATGATAATGCTTGTAGCTCCGGAGAAAATGTCACCCCCGATTGTTTTAAGATTACTGATGCATAAGCAACAATGCCATAATTGCCTCCCAAGTCCAGCATAGTCATACAAAGGAAGGATAACCCAAGAGCTCTCCGTGACACCTTGTCTGATACTGAAAGAAAAAACGCCAGAATGTgtacatacttaggtacctactcgtaaccaTAGACCTACCATCCGCTCGCGCTTGACAGACAGTTGAAGTGTgcgaaagggaagccatcacgtatatgaacatcccatgagtgcgaaagagtcagactaccaaagagaaaacgtaaccacttttgagtatgacgacggccgcggacggccaagagcttatcacggtaattttcaaattgaaaaatatacacggattaggacgaaaagtattaaataaagtaattcagtgaagatggtgtcttgtagtgtgccggattgcagtgtcacagggccaaatagtccaagcaaatactcatttcagaggatttatgatattccgagcgaaattttcataacgatattttgacaaattaacagcgtaaaaagtgtaagacgccggtttatacagttcattataagtttttcttcctttgtgtgctaatattttatcatattagtctataatttaaaatattttgtgtaaaaacataatctgttactttacgctagggcttgacaaaatgttcatatgacagtatcgataacttgtcggtatattaatagctatgtaattatttcttcacaagacatcattaagatattagcttttataaccgacttcaaataatAACGATTGTTATACCTTTTTGAAGGTGTTCATGTATAGCGGtaaacttaaacttcactttccaacacagtaagagttacattaagaaaagtctgcaacgattttgatggcaaacgcagtgcaagtgttatttatacgtcataatgtcgtagaattttaacgtttaaaataacacatttgaaaaagtagtcgataaagcaatcgaacatcgacagattattaatatgttgtaacatgacatcactatttttgatctcacatagacaatttacgcacacacttgcatttcatttttggtcacACTTTTGAAGATTGACAGTTATTCTTTGTCATCTAATTCTATGCTCGTAACACAGTAATATTAACTAACCATTTGGCACTAGGTTATAGTTCgcttaggccccgttcgcacggcagctttttcaacgcgcgttaaaaaagcgtttgaatgacaccaatggataaccatgtatgtattcacacgtaggcggtttttaagcgcggcgcttttttatcgagcactgttcgattttcggcgttgagcgttggcgtcaaattgaatagagcatacggaactccgtgtatctgttctcacaagcgttaaaaaagcgccggcgctgctgtcagttggctgtcaagtgtcaatttttggtgtcaatcgtcaagattattattagtttcaccttaaaaatgtcaacgtatgcttacaaattcctgaaatattcaagctatattcaaataatacgtcgtaatagcaaataaagtatggctttgctgagatgcgtacgtggcattacgactcacaagtgatttttaagcgttcatatgaacacaaatattggaaacggtaaaaaagcgccaacgtcgggttttaacgcaacgctttttaagctgtcgtgcgaatggggccttatagttcgtttttacgTGCACGCTATATTATATTTGTCTATGCAAGTCtatgttacttttctaaaatttagtTTGTTGgtataaaaactagccaagacaaatcctgaaCTTTAATTACATCCCAAGCGAACTATATAGAACTCGGCACCCATAAGTATAGATCTCAATTCGTTTGAcggcgaagtcaacaacgacgCATACCTATtgttaatattgaacttggctctcatttcacatttatgtttttgatgggatatcaTTTATTTGcgttgaaaattaaataaataagtacgtaCATAATACGAGTATTTATGAATCCACTCCATATAATTCTGTGGTCAAAAGACTAGCTTTTTCAATCCCACAATTTGGGCAAATCGCGAGTTTAACACTTCGTGGCgaaatacctactaataaaagTCGTAGTTTATACTTACGGATAGACTTCCATGTTACTGCTGGGAGGTTCTCCGACGCCATCATTTCGTTTTGTAATATGGTAATGTCTCGCTCCACTTCTTTGTGGTCTTCTTCCACTCCTCTCAGCCAAGCCATCACGTTTGTGGCTTCCTTAATACAAAAAGACAATACAACTTGTATGTTACCTTAATATGACTTGCTGCCTATGTTAATTAGACTGTCACTTAAATGTATTTATTCTATGTAATTTTTACAGCaaacgacaaaaaaaagttattttgttcaatattaaaaaaatatatatatttataaatgaacaggtacctacctaatgataTCTTATAAAATGAGAAACTATCACCTCAACTTTTCCTGTCTTCACTAAGAACGCCGGTGACTCCGGTATTTGGAATAGCGcgattatatttataataggtaGCCACACCACTATCCAGAGTACTGTGTAGTATTCCATGTATGCTCCCATCGCGTACATTATCACCAAACCGAGACTCTGAAATAAAAATAGGCATTTCAACTTGAACAAACCTAACAGGGCGAGTGTCTGGGGAGGTGCACTTTGGTAATTAATCTTAAAACTAACCtgataaatatttgtttactaAGGGAGCAAGGTTGTTTGTGAAATTAAGACTCGAGCAAGCGTTGCATGTGGTTCAAAAAGTGGAATCTTAAGCGAAAATTATTCCAACCTGTAAAAGAATACCAGAGCATCCCAAAACGCCTCTTATAGAGTCCTGTGCAATCTCCTTTACGTATGTAGGAGTAACGCAGTACACGCCGCCGCCAGCGATACCGCAGCAGGCCTGCGCTACCATTAGGCATATGGGATGGGCTGACACTAACTTCAATGCAAAACCGAGCTGGAATTAAAAGAAAGGTCCGTTGAACACAACTTTTCGGAAACAAACAAGCCAAAAatagggtaaaccctccagtgaatgaacaccctccagtgaatgaacaaaatcacgttttttgtctaaaataagaaatatagcaatttctaccacctgtcgtattttttttccatattaacaactctatttcctatgcaatttcaacccctgctaaatttattttcgaccagtttgaacgtgactggcgtttgaagtttacttatttctggttttgaagttttgtatgcaaaaattatatcccagataagaacagtgtacgtttggagcaacatatgaagtgctaatttaatgtttacctgtacaaagtttgtgtttgtgttgtgtttggttatttggttagattaagagttaaactttctataaatgtacactttgtcggcgtattatgtgattaagtctttatttttcgTAGTTGCCatactggcttatcaaatgttctgaaaccagtaaatgaacggggtgttcatttactggtgtcgtctagattttttttttctaaatttatgtgtaaacaaattggtattgagcttgtttttttgtgatcctgcatagaaaacgattctgattctttcagccagtattggaacaacCAAAATTTATATAGTCCATTTACTGGATTTTTGatgcctatgtatgaacaatacaacacttggggtgttcatttattagatttctactaattctatgtatgaacaatgtaaccacgaacaatgcaatgacaagtttattattttaagcattatttgctGATCCTAACCTTTTTTCATCAGAATATGCTCGTTGTTTCTTGTTTTAAAGATTCTCTTTTTCTtattaatatgtaataggttctggtgaataaccatcattttattacattctaatctatttgaaatcaatatggaggggataaaaatatattaacgctttcgctatacctactaaaatagagctggaaacgttttttgtgttaaaaatgttttttttttaaagctgattaaaaagatctaaatgatgttcattcactgggttttgcggtgttcattcactaggTAGTTTTTctgttcattcattaggtttttgggtagtttttgataaattctgctatacttaactcaaaaactatgaaagtatgtaataaaaaatcgcagaaattactttctgatttattaaatgaggattcattaaatagcagataattattgaaattattaatgaatgccgagaaatgatttttcaaacttggataattccttaagtgttcattcactggag
It encodes the following:
- the LOC134806829 gene encoding facilitated trehalose transporter Tret1-like — translated: MIKMRAKDQNTKNGSVHKQWIIGFISTTMILTYGLQSGWMSPTINTLQSERSPCGRPLTTNEISLVAGLISMAAITTAVIFGYIADYIGRRKTLILIVIPQILGFALKLVSAHPICLMVAQACCGIAGGGVYCVTPTYVKEIAQDSIRGVLGCSGILLQSLGLVIMYAMGAYMEYYTVLWIVVWLPIINIIALFQIPESPAFLVKTGKVEEATNVMAWLRGVEEDHKEVERDITILQNEMMASENLPAVTWKSILSDKVSRRALGLSFLCMTMLDLGGNYGIVAYASVILKQSGVTFSPELQALSFPILMTLGSLISAVTIEKFGRKPLIMVSAIFTGTPLAVLGAMLLVVKSGGSMPPWIPVACIGICLYASGQMMSLPFIVMSEMFNVQLRTKVLGLLSTYGWSLAGLQTLLFAPITERFGMYTIFFTFALVNAIGTLICAITMPETKGKTLAEINKELLGRRK